A stretch of the Hyperolius riggenbachi isolate aHypRig1 chromosome 11, aHypRig1.pri, whole genome shotgun sequence genome encodes the following:
- the LOC137538309 gene encoding phosphatidylglycerophosphatase and protein-tyrosine phosphatase 1-like: MPLLSVASRVLFYPTLLFNVMMERVSRRKWYDRIDETVILGALPFRGMSSKLIEEENVRGVITMNEEYETRLLCHSFQQWQALGVEQLRLSTVDFTGVPSLENLQKGVEFVHRHREKGHGVYIHCKAGRSRSATMVAAYLIERHKWKPDDAIAFMANIRPHILIRSRQHEILDKFYLRVANPEYPGSGG; encoded by the exons ATGCCGCTGCTGTCAGTAGCGTCTCGTGTGCTATTCTACCCGACCTTGCTGTTCAATGTGATGATGGAGCGGGTATCCAGGCGGAAGTGGTACGACAGAATCGATGAGACCGTCATCCTCGGGGCATTGCCCTTCCGGGGAATGAGTAGCAAG TTAATTGAGGAGGAGAACGTACGCGGGGTCATTACCATGAATGAGGAATATGAGACTCGACTGTTGTGCCACTCTTTTCAG CAGTGGCAAGCGCTGGGGGTGGAGCAGCTGAGGCTCAGCACTGTTGACTTCACCGGAGTCCCTTCACTGGAGAATTTACAGAAAGGGGTGGAGTTTGTTCACAGACATCGGGAAAAGGGTCACGGTGTTTACATCCACTGCAAGGCTGGACGATCCCGCAGTGCCACCATGGTAGCTGCCTACTTAATAGAG AGACACAAGTGGAAGCCAGATGATGCCATCGCCTTCATGGCTAATATCCGGCCGCATATCCTGATCCGCAGCAGACAACACGAAATCCTGGACAAGTTTTACCTCCGCGTAGCGAACCCAGAATACCCAGGCAGCGGAGGGTGA